The Argopecten irradians isolate NY chromosome 6, Ai_NY, whole genome shotgun sequence genome has a window encoding:
- the LOC138325968 gene encoding protein SMIM7 homolog, translated as MISDLILFGTLMVNACAVLNFKLKKGKDDTFGANLEPTVGDKVREFLLSLRYFRIFIGLWNLFVMFCMLVFFGH; from the exons ATGATTTCTGATCTGATATTATTTGG GACATTGATGGTCAACGCCTGTGCAGtattaaactttaaatt gAAAAAAGGAAAAGATGACACTTTTGGAGCTAATTTGGAGCCAACTGTTG GTGACAAAGTTAGAGAATTTCTTTTAAGTCTGCGCTACTTCCGAATCTTCATTGGATTATGGAACCTGTTCGTCATGTTTTGTATGTTGGT GTTCTTTGGACATTGA
- the LOC138325969 gene encoding amine sulfotransferase-like isoform X1 — MQLDTYTRVSLVMELVKKTDDQGNRIILKRYRGRVFHKDIPGNVGDQLEKVENLQCRPDDVLLCTFPKSGTHWVYNMTRMLQTKRIQYGGALNMIEFEDISAFDHVKSPRLFSTHLTYPFIPKAAKKGDLKLIYVLRNPKDVVCSYFTYMDRIECTSYIGNFDGFLKSFLTEETISCGGSWFTHTREWNSAIRDNPDLQVLLLQYESLKKDLYKNLQKIASFLEIDHDEKFLRTVESTVSFQSLKTLHGTRAGENRLYINYGDNGRLPIYNKGKGLNLIKTFCIVYCFLWVLSPSLYVLSATLIDSLETLSTCLACLQVVRIWMLGFFVVFFFFFFFFFFFVVHFFIIYVFSCCF, encoded by the exons ATGCAATTGGATACATATACCCG AGTGTCTCTCGTCATGGAACTTGTAAAGAAAACGGATGACCAAGGAAACAGGATTATATTGAAGCGTTACCGGGGACGTGTCTTCCACAAAGACATTCCTGGCAATGTTGGTGATCAGCTGGAGAAGGTGGAGAACTTACAGTGTAGACCTGACGATGTTTTACTGTGTACATTTCCTAAATCAG GTACTCACTGGGTTTACAATATGACCAGGATGTTACAGACAAAACGCATTCAATACGGTGGAGCCCTAAACATGATTGAGTTTGAGGACATATCTGCATTCGATCATGTGAAATCTCCGCGGTTGTTTTCCACGCATCTTACATATCCCTTCATCCCTAAGGCAGCCAAGAAAGGAGATCTAAAACTAATTTACGTCCTTCGCAATCCAAAAGACGTTGTTTGTTCTTATTTCACCTACATGGATCGGATTGAATGTACCAGCTACATAGGCAACTTTGACGGGTTCCTTAAATCCTTCCTCACTGAAGAAA CCATTTCTTGTGGAGGATCCTGGTTTACACACACCAGAGAATGGAACTCGGCCATCCGCGACAATCCAGATTTACAGGTTCTGCTTCTACAATATGAAAGCCTTAAAAAG GACTTGTATAAGAATCTACAGAAAATAGCGAGCTTTCTGGAAATCGATCATGACGAAAAGTTCCTGAGGACGGTGGAAAGCACGGTATCATTCCAAAGTCTGAAGACGTTACACGGAACCAGAGCTGGTGAAAACAGGCTCTATATAAATTACGGAGACAATGGAAGATTGCCTATATACAACAAAGGTAAAGGATTAAATCTTATAAAGACGTTTTGTATTGTCTATtgttttctctgggtacttaGTCCGTCTTTGTACGTTCTATCAGCAACTTTGATAGATTCTTTGGAGACCCTTTCCACCTGCCTTGCGTGTCTTCAGGTGGTGAGAATATGGATGCTGggtttttttgttgtgtttttttttttttttttttttttttttttttttgttgttcatttttttatcatttatgttttttcttgttgtttttAA
- the LOC138325969 gene encoding amine sulfotransferase-like isoform X2, translating into MQLDTYTRVSLVMELVKKTDDQGNRIILKRYRGRVFHKDIPGNVGDQLEKVENLQCRPDDVLLCTFPKSGTHWVYNMTRMLQTKRIQYGGALNMIEFEDISAFDHVKSPRLFSTHLTYPFIPKAAKKGDLKLIYVLRNPKDVVCSYFTYMDRIECTSYIGNFDGFLKSFLTEETISCGGSWFTHTREWNSAIRDNPDLQVLLLQYESLKKDLYKNLQKIASFLEIDHDEKFLRTVESTVSFQSLKTLHGTRAGENRLYINYGDNGRLPIYNKGIVGNWKSVFTVAQNEVFDAVYKEKMCDVGVNIAFT; encoded by the exons ATGCAATTGGATACATATACCCG AGTGTCTCTCGTCATGGAACTTGTAAAGAAAACGGATGACCAAGGAAACAGGATTATATTGAAGCGTTACCGGGGACGTGTCTTCCACAAAGACATTCCTGGCAATGTTGGTGATCAGCTGGAGAAGGTGGAGAACTTACAGTGTAGACCTGACGATGTTTTACTGTGTACATTTCCTAAATCAG GTACTCACTGGGTTTACAATATGACCAGGATGTTACAGACAAAACGCATTCAATACGGTGGAGCCCTAAACATGATTGAGTTTGAGGACATATCTGCATTCGATCATGTGAAATCTCCGCGGTTGTTTTCCACGCATCTTACATATCCCTTCATCCCTAAGGCAGCCAAGAAAGGAGATCTAAAACTAATTTACGTCCTTCGCAATCCAAAAGACGTTGTTTGTTCTTATTTCACCTACATGGATCGGATTGAATGTACCAGCTACATAGGCAACTTTGACGGGTTCCTTAAATCCTTCCTCACTGAAGAAA CCATTTCTTGTGGAGGATCCTGGTTTACACACACCAGAGAATGGAACTCGGCCATCCGCGACAATCCAGATTTACAGGTTCTGCTTCTACAATATGAAAGCCTTAAAAAG GACTTGTATAAGAATCTACAGAAAATAGCGAGCTTTCTGGAAATCGATCATGACGAAAAGTTCCTGAGGACGGTGGAAAGCACGGTATCATTCCAAAGTCTGAAGACGTTACACGGAACCAGAGCTGGTGAAAACAGGCTCTATATAAATTACGGAGACAATGGAAGATTGCCTATATACAACAAAG GAATTGTTGGTAATTGGAAGAGTGTCTTCACTGTTGCCCAAAATGAAGTATTTGATGCCGTATACAAGGAAAAGATGTGTGATGTTGGAGTGAACATTGCTTTCACTTAA